In Chanodichthys erythropterus isolate Z2021 chromosome 7, ASM2448905v1, whole genome shotgun sequence, a genomic segment contains:
- the zgc:153031 gene encoding zgc:153031: MMNIEREEMRKPIRLIAAACSGMGIGKNGQLPWSLPKEFEFFLDTITAVSAPGKKNLVVWGRVSWFSCPERVFPLANCINLVLSRKLNAEPPHAHYLCKDFGSVIRLVSEPPLCHIVETIWVLGGPEVYKESLEHPWCDLIYLTDIMADFDCDVFFPKFDRNVFRKQKGFPGVPNEIHEENGIKFQFQVFKKEA, encoded by the exons ATGATGAACATCGAGAGGGAGGAGATGCGCAAACCAATCCGGCTCATCGCGGCTGCCTGCAGTGGTATGGGCATAGGAAAGAACGGACAGCTTCCCTGGAGTCTTCC AAAAGAATTTGAGTTCTTTCTGGATACAATTACAGCCGTGTCAGCACCTG GAAAGAAGAACCTGGTTGTCTGGGGCAGAGTCTCCTGGTTCTCTTGTCCTGAGAGGGTCTTCCCTTTGGCCAATTGCATCAATTTGGTATTAAGCAGGAAGCTGAA TGCAGAGCCTCCACATGCCCACTATCTGTGTAAGGATTTTGGGTCGGTAATTCGCCTGGTTTCTGAGCCTCCTTTATGTCACATTGTGGAGACCATCTGGGTTTTAGGGGGCCCAGAAGTGTATAAG GAAAGTCTTGAGCATCCATGGTGTGACCTCATCTATCTCACAGACATCATGGCCGACTTTGACTGTGATGTGTTTTTCCCAAAGTTTGACCGCAACgttttcagaaaacaaaaagG CTTTCCTGGAGTACCAAATGAAATTCATGAAGAAAATGGTATTAAATTTCAATTTCAAGTCTTCAAGAAAGAAGCTTAA